The window ACCGCAACGGGGAGTTGCGGGTAGGCGACGGAGACGTGCTGCTTGGCACGGTCGGCACTGCCCCTTTCTACATCGGCAAGGCGCAGTTCGAGCAGTGGGGCCGACCGCAACTGTTGCTCGACGTTGTGCCGGGCCGAGGAGGCATGTTCTCTTTGGACAATGGCCGACAAGTCCGCTTCCACATTCGCCCCAAAACAAAAACGCAGGAGAGCTGAGATGGCAACCCAACACTTCGATCCAGATACGAGTGCAGCCGCTGCACCCATTCCTCCCGCAGCAAATAAAGCACCGGGAACGGAGAGCTATAAGCAGCGCCGAAAGTGGATCGCCGACCGAATTGAGTCCCTCGATCCGGAGGTGGACTATAGCGAGATCTGGCGTCTGACGACCTGTTACTACGTCGATGATATGTTCATGAACATCATCTACACGACGGGAATCCAGAATTTTACATTGCCGCCTGCCGGCACGATCCTGCTGACCAACAAGGGCCGTGGACCCATCGTTTCACGTCCGGAAGACCGCGCATATGAAACACTGCGCCACTTCTGGGCTTGGTTCGAATACGGACCTGACAGCCCTTATGTTCAGGGTTCCGTCGAGCGGGTCAACAAGGTGCACAAGTCGATGTCGCGCGTGTTGCCCGGTGCGTTCCCGGCCCGCGATTTCATCTATACCGCAGGCTGGACCTGCTGCGACGTCCATCGTCTGTTCGTCGGGCTGGGCCTCAAGGGCTTCAGCGAGAAGCAGAAAGCCGGCGCACATCGTTACTGGCAGAAGCTCATGTCCTATTTCAAGGACGAGGACGGCAATCCGATCGCCTTTCCCGAATCCTTCGATGCCACGGTGCAGTATCTGGAGGAATATGAGGCCCACGAATGGCCACGCGTTCCTACCGGCAAGGTTTGTGCTGACGCGCTGACTGACCAATATGCCCATGACTGGTTCCCGCGCGGTTTTCGCTGGCTCGGACGTCAGGTGATCCTCTCGCTTCAGAAGCCGCGCACGCGCGCGATCATGAACATGGATGAGCCGAACCCCATTCTGAAGCCCATCATTCGCGGCGGCATCGCCGCCTTCATCTGGATGAAGATGAATGTACTGGCTGATCCCAAGCTGTCGACGCCGGAAAAGGCCCGGCTGAAGGGACAGATCAAGGGCCAGCATCAGCCTGCGCCGACCGAAAAGGTGTCGGCATGCCCTTACCACAATCGGGTGCCGCTTGATGTGGCTACCCAGATCCCCGGCCCTGCCGGATATGTAGGATATAAGAATTGATGCAGTTGATGATCCGCACCAGAGAAGGAGAAGAGCGCAGCGTCCCGGCGTCCGAAGGGGTTTCCGTGATGGAGATCGTTCGTGATGCCGGTGTGGACGAGCTTCTCGCCCTTTGTGGTGGCTGCTGCTCGTGCGCGACCTGCCACATCTATGTCGATGATGCGTTTGTGGCCGCCCTGCCCGCCATGACGGCCGACGAAGACGACCTCCTCGACAGTTCGGACCATCGCCGCCCCAATTCGCGGCTTGCCTGCCAGATTCTCTTCAACGCGCAGCTCAACGGGCTGCCTATCGAAATCGCTCCGGAGGACTGATCCCATGACCCGCGCCGCCAACGCCGATCACGAACCGTTTCTGTACGACGCCTGGTATGTCGCAGGCTGGGCAACAGACCTGAAGCCCGGTGAGCGCATCGGTCGAACCTTTCTTAATCAGCCCATTGTCCTTTTCAGGACGGCATCGGGGGATGTCGGGGCGCTGGAGGATCGCTGCTGTCACCGTGCCATGCAGCTGAGCCACGGCCATGTCGAGGGTGAGATTTTGCGTTGCACCTATCATGGTCTTGAGTTCGGCACGGATGGCATTTGCTCGCGCATTCCTGCGCAAGAGAAGATCCCCAAGACCGCCTGCGTCCGCAGCTACCCTCTGGTCGAGCAGGATGCCATGCTCTGGATCTGGATGGGCGATCCCTCAAAGGCCGATGCCGAACGTATCCCGTCCCATCACTATCATAACGATCCGAAATGGGCTTGGCGCGGCGCGCATTTCCCGGTGAATGGCAATTGGGAATTGCTGGTCGACAATCTGATGGATCTATCGCACCTGCCTTATATCCATCCCAACACCATCGGCGGCAATCCCGAGCTTCATTTCAAGACGAAGACGGAGACGACAAAGCTGCCCAATGGGGTCAAGGTCGAGCGCCGTATGCCTGCCTCTGTCCCGCCTCCGACCTATATCGATGCCAAGGGGTTCAAGGGGCTGGTCGATCGCTGGCAGGAAATCGAGTTCATGCCGGTCATGATCCGCATTCATACTGGCGCCTGTGATGTCGATACAGGGGCCTATGAAGGCAAGCGCGACCATGGTTTCTCCATGCTCGGCTTCCACGGCATCACGCCTGAGACGGAGCGGACAACGCATTATTTCTGGTCAATGGCGACCAACATCCTCGACGGCGATATTCCCGATGTCGTGTTCGAGCAGACCGCCCGAACCTTCAAGGAGGACCAGGAGGTTCTAGAACTGCAGCAGGTTCGCATGGAAGCCGACCCCAACCGGCCCTTGATCGACATTGCAAGCGATGTCGGCGGGCGGCAGGCTCGCCAGCTCATTCGCAAGCTGATCCGCGCGCAGCATGAGGAAGAGGCGCGCGAAGTAGCATGAGCGACACGCCCCACTATGATGTCCTGATTGTCGGTGCAGGCCACGCAGGCGGTCAGGCTGCCATAAGTCTTCTGCAGGCGGGCTTCACCGGCTCAATCGGTATAGTGGGGATGGAAAACCATCAGCCCTATGATCGCCCGGCATTGAGCAAGGACTATTTCTCCGGGGCGAAGACCTTCGAGCGGCTGATGTTACGTCCACCGGCCTTCTGGTCAGAACGCGGTATCACATTCCATCATGACCATCAGATAGTAGCAATTGAACCGCAGACGCGGCGGATTGTGGCGCTGGATGGGGCAATGTTCCGCTACGAAACCTTGATTTGGGCGGCGGGCGCAGATCCCCGCAACCTCTCCTGCCCGGGAGCAGGGTATGCTGGCGTTCACACGATCCGCAAACGAGCGGACGTCGACCGAATGCTGGCGAACCTCGATACGGTTCAGCATGTTGTTGTCATTGGCGGCGGCTATATCGGCCTCGAAGCCGCCGCTGTGCTGCGAAAGTTCAATAAGGACGTGACCCTTTTGGAAGCCCAGGATCGGCTTCTGGGGCGCGTGGCAGGGCCGACCCTGTCGGCTTTCTTCGCAAGCGAGCATGTCGCGCATGGTGTCGACGTCCAGCTTGGCGCACAGGTCGCCGCGCTGGAAGGAAATGAAGGGCAGATCGAAACTGTCGCGCTATCCGATGGACGCAGACTGAAGGCGGATATGGTGATCGCTGGGATTGGCGTGATCCCGGCAGTGGGGCCGCTTGAACAGGCTGGCGCATATTGCGCCAACGGCGTTGTGGTTGACGATTGCTGCCGGACGAGTCTCGAAAACATCTATGCGATCGGTGACTGCGCCCAGCATCAAAATCCTTTCGCGGATGGTGCTGCAATCCGCCTCGAATCCGTCCAGAATGCCAATGATATGGCCAAGATCGCTGCCCTGTCGATTGTAGGAAAACCCTCTACGGGGCGGGACGTGCCATGGTTCTGGTCGAACCAGTATGACATCCGTCTTCAGACGATCGGCCTGCTTACGGGATATGACGAGGAAGTCATCCGCGGCGATCCCGCATCCCGCAGCTTTTCAATCGTCTATCTCAAGGACGGGAGGGTCAAGGCTCTCGACTGCATCAATGCCACAAAGGACTATGTGCAGGGTAAGGAGCTTGTCCTGAAGGCAGCACTGCTGCCCGCTTCGCTGCTGGCCGATGGGACGGTGCCTCTCAAGACGATGCTTGCTGAGACTGCGGAGCACGCCTGACCAACAGAATATGATTTGGGTCTTGATCGATCAAAACAAGGAGAGAGTGTATGAGCGGCAATCGCGGAGTGGTGTATGTCGGGCCCGGCAAGGTTGAGGTCCGTGACATCGACGACCCGAAGTTCGAGGATCCGCGCGGGCGGAAGATCGAACATGCCGTCATTCTCAAGATCCTGGCCACGAATATCTGCGGATCTGATCAACATATGGTCCGGGGCCGCACCACTGCCCCCGAAGGTCTGGTTTTGGGCCATGAAATCACCGGTGAGGTGATTGAAAAGGGGGCCGATGTCGAAATGCTCGATGTCGGCGACATCGTTTCCGTCCCCTTCAATGTGGCCTGCGGCCGCTGTCGCACATGCCGCAACGGCGACACGGGTGTTTGCCTGACCGTGAACGATGGCCGGGCGGGCGGCGCTTATGGTTATGTCGACATGGGGGGATGGATTGGCGGGCAGGCCCGTTATGTCATGATCCCCTATGCCGACTTCAACCTCCTGAAGTTTCCTGACCGCGATCGTGCGCGCGCTAAGATTCGTGACCTCACAATGCTGACGGACATCCTGCCCACCGGCTTCCATGGTGCGGTGAAGGCAGGTGTCGGTGTCGGCTCGACGGTTTATGTTGCTGGCGCCGGCCCCGTTGGTCTTGCCGCAGCGGCGTCAGCGAGGATCCTTGGTGCCGCTGTTGTCATGATCGGTGACTATAACAAGGACCGGCTTGAGCACGCCCGCAAGGTCGGCTTCGAACCGATTGATCTGGGTTCGCACGACCGTCTTGGTGAATTGGTCGCCAATGTCACCGGGGCACCCGAGGTTGATTCAGCGATCGACGCTGTAGGCTTCGAGGCCGTGGGGCATAGCGGAAAGGAACAGCCCGCTGCGGTCCTCAATCAGATGATGGAAATTACCCGCGCCGCCGGCTCCATTGGTATTCCCGGTCTTTACGTAACCGAGGATCCTGGCGCGGTCGAAGAGAGCGCGAAGACGGGGAATCTCAGCCTGCGGCTTGGGTTGGGCTGGGCGAAGTCCCAGAGCCTGCATACCGGCCAAACCCCGGTGATCCGTTATAATCGGCAGCTCATGAATGCGATCCTGTACGATCGGCTACCAATCGCTGACATCGTGAACGCGCAGGTTATCGGTCTCGAAGAGGCCCCGACGGGATATGAAACTTTTGATCGCGGTGCTGCGGTAAAGTTCGTCATTGACCCGCATGATGCGATTGCCCGTTAAATCTCCCGAGACGTCGGGGCTGTGGCAGCTTTTGGAATAGACGCTGCCATTCCATTCCGCACGATTGGCGAACCGTCGATCAGATAGTACCAACTGCAGGCCTGATCGACGGCATCGTTATTCAAGGGGCCTCAGACAGGAAGCCCGACATAGTTCTCGGCAATCGAGCGCTGCGCGGATTCGCTCGATGCGATATAGTCCAGCTCGGCAACCTGAATGCGACGTTCGAAGTCGCCATCGTCGGGGAAACGATGCATCAGCTTGGTCAGTGACCAGCTGAAACGCTCGGCCTTCCACACACGAGCAAGCGCCTTTTCCGAATATGCCGCAATCGCGTCCCCGTCGTTGTTCTTGAAAAACGCCGTCAGGGCTTCAGCGGCGTAATGGACGTCGCTGGCGGCCAGGTTGAGGCCCTTGGCACCGGTTGGCGGCACGATATGCGCGGAATCGCCACAAAGTAGCAGGCTGCCATAGCGCATCGGTTCGAACACGAAGGAGCGTAGCGGGGCGATCGACTTCTCGATCGATGGGCCGCGCGTGATATGCGCTGCGGCTTCCGGGCCAAGGCGCACACTTAGTTCGTCCCAAATCCGATCATCGCTCCAGTCCTCGACCTTCTCGGTCACCGGAACGTCGATATAGTAGCGGCTGCGCACGTTGCTGCGCTGGGACGCAAGGGCGAACCCGCGATCGTGGTTGGCATAGATCAGTTCGTGATTGCACGGCGGCACATCGGCCAGGATGCCGAGCCATCCAAAGGGATAAACCCGCTCGAATGACCGTGCGATTGAGGCAGGAATTGCCTGTCTGGACGGGCCATGGAATCCGTCGCAGCCAATGATAAAGCGCGCATCTACCTGATGATCGGCGCCATCCTTGGTATAGGTAACGAAGGGCGCATCGCCTTCGATATCGTGCAGGGCGACGTCGGCAGCCTCATAGATCACTTCCAGCCCGCGCGGTCCGGCGGCTTCCATGAGGTCGCGCGTCAGTTCGGTCTGCCCATAGACCATGACCTGCTTGCCCGTCAGGGCCTTGATGTCGATGCGGATTAGGCGCTCGCCATCGGCAAGATTGAACCCGTCATGTGGAAGGCCCTCCGCTTTCATGCGCGCGTCCAGGCCCAGGCGCTCCATAAGCCCAACAGTGACCTGTTCCAGAACGCCAGCACGGATGCGCGATAACACGTAAGGTCCGGACTGGCGTTCGATAACCACGCAGTCGATACCTTCGGCTTTGAGAAGATGGGCGAGGAGCAGGCCCGCAGGGCCAGCGCCGATGATCGCAATCTGAGTTTTCATGAGAATGTCTCCACCGCGGCACGCTCTCCTCCGGCGTGTTCGCTTTCCCCTTAGAATTGACAATTCTCCACCTGTTCGAGAAGAGACGGCGAGGTCATATCGCTGGTACTTTTAGGACAGGATGATGCAGAACTCCGCGATACCCAGCTTTGTGCTCTACGGCGAAATGCTGAGCGACAATGTGCCGGAATTCGCCCATATTGAGACGATCGCTACTCGTAGCGCGCTCTATGATTGGGAAATTTCTCCCCATCGGCATCTGCGCAGTGTCCAAGCTTTGCTGTTGTCTAGCGGACAGGTTCAATTTCGCTGTGACGATCATATCAACGACTTGGCTGCCCCCTGCTACATGATTGTGCCGATCGGCAGCGTCCATGGGTTCCGATTTACGCCAGAGACCGCCGGGCATGTGCTGACACTCTCGGCAGGCTTTACATCTCGGGCGGTGGGTAGCAACGATCCCCTGCTGCGTTTGCTTACGCAAGGGGCCTGCGGAGCAATTCCCGATGGGAATATCGCGAGAGTCTCCTGGTTGTGCAACGAAATGCTTGCCTGCCAGTCTGACTGGCGGGCACCGGATCCGTTGTTCATGGCGCTCGCAGAAGCGCTGGTTCGATCGCTACCGGCACCATTGAAGGATGACAGCGCTGATGAAGAGCGCTTAGTCGCGTTCCGACGCCTGATAGAAATCCATCTGCGCGAGCATCACGCAGTCGCTTGGTATGCGCAGCAACTCAATATCACCACCAAGACACTCACAAGAATTTGCCGCCGCAAACTCGATTGCACACCAACCGAATTGATACATCAAAGGCTATTGCTGGAGGCGCGCCGTTTGCTGGGCTTTACGAATGCAAGTATCGTTCAGGTGGCGGATCAGCTGGGCTTCTCGGACAGC of the Sphingobium sp. WTD-1 genome contains:
- a CDS encoding aromatic ring-hydroxylating dioxygenase subunit alpha — encoded protein: MTRAANADHEPFLYDAWYVAGWATDLKPGERIGRTFLNQPIVLFRTASGDVGALEDRCCHRAMQLSHGHVEGEILRCTYHGLEFGTDGICSRIPAQEKIPKTACVRSYPLVEQDAMLWIWMGDPSKADAERIPSHHYHNDPKWAWRGAHFPVNGNWELLVDNLMDLSHLPYIHPNTIGGNPELHFKTKTETTKLPNGVKVERRMPASVPPPTYIDAKGFKGLVDRWQEIEFMPVMIRIHTGACDVDTGAYEGKRDHGFSMLGFHGITPETERTTHYFWSMATNILDGDIPDVVFEQTARTFKEDQEVLELQQVRMEADPNRPLIDIASDVGGRQARQLIRKLIRAQHEEEAREVA
- a CDS encoding 2Fe-2S iron-sulfur cluster-binding protein; translated protein: MMQLMIRTREGEERSVPASEGVSVMEIVRDAGVDELLALCGGCCSCATCHIYVDDAFVAALPAMTADEDDLLDSSDHRRPNSRLACQILFNAQLNGLPIEIAPED
- a CDS encoding DUF779 domain-containing protein, giving the protein MTHQSATHSIQATPAALALIAQIEEEHGELMFHQSGGCCDGSSPMCYRNGELRVGDGDVLLGTVGTAPFYIGKAQFEQWGRPQLLLDVVPGRGGMFSLDNGRQVRFHIRPKTKTQES
- a CDS encoding helix-turn-helix domain-containing protein translates to MMQNSAIPSFVLYGEMLSDNVPEFAHIETIATRSALYDWEISPHRHLRSVQALLLSSGQVQFRCDDHINDLAAPCYMIVPIGSVHGFRFTPETAGHVLTLSAGFTSRAVGSNDPLLRLLTQGACGAIPDGNIARVSWLCNEMLACQSDWRAPDPLFMALAEALVRSLPAPLKDDSADEERLVAFRRLIEIHLREHHAVAWYAQQLNITTKTLTRICRRKLDCTPTELIHQRLLLEARRLLGFTNASIVQVADQLGFSDSSYFSRFYRRMTGHRPSIDKNP
- the fdhA gene encoding formaldehyde dehydrogenase, glutathione-independent, with protein sequence MSGNRGVVYVGPGKVEVRDIDDPKFEDPRGRKIEHAVILKILATNICGSDQHMVRGRTTAPEGLVLGHEITGEVIEKGADVEMLDVGDIVSVPFNVACGRCRTCRNGDTGVCLTVNDGRAGGAYGYVDMGGWIGGQARYVMIPYADFNLLKFPDRDRARAKIRDLTMLTDILPTGFHGAVKAGVGVGSTVYVAGAGPVGLAAAASARILGAAVVMIGDYNKDRLEHARKVGFEPIDLGSHDRLGELVANVTGAPEVDSAIDAVGFEAVGHSGKEQPAAVLNQMMEITRAAGSIGIPGLYVTEDPGAVEESAKTGNLSLRLGLGWAKSQSLHTGQTPVIRYNRQLMNAILYDRLPIADIVNAQVIGLEEAPTGYETFDRGAAVKFVIDPHDAIAR
- a CDS encoding FAD-dependent oxidoreductase; the encoded protein is MSDTPHYDVLIVGAGHAGGQAAISLLQAGFTGSIGIVGMENHQPYDRPALSKDYFSGAKTFERLMLRPPAFWSERGITFHHDHQIVAIEPQTRRIVALDGAMFRYETLIWAAGADPRNLSCPGAGYAGVHTIRKRADVDRMLANLDTVQHVVVIGGGYIGLEAAAVLRKFNKDVTLLEAQDRLLGRVAGPTLSAFFASEHVAHGVDVQLGAQVAALEGNEGQIETVALSDGRRLKADMVIAGIGVIPAVGPLEQAGAYCANGVVVDDCCRTSLENIYAIGDCAQHQNPFADGAAIRLESVQNANDMAKIAALSIVGKPSTGRDVPWFWSNQYDIRLQTIGLLTGYDEEVIRGDPASRSFSIVYLKDGRVKALDCINATKDYVQGKELVLKAALLPASLLADGTVPLKTMLAETAEHA
- the pobA gene encoding 4-hydroxybenzoate 3-monooxygenase — its product is MKTQIAIIGAGPAGLLLAHLLKAEGIDCVVIERQSGPYVLSRIRAGVLEQVTVGLMERLGLDARMKAEGLPHDGFNLADGERLIRIDIKALTGKQVMVYGQTELTRDLMEAAGPRGLEVIYEAADVALHDIEGDAPFVTYTKDGADHQVDARFIIGCDGFHGPSRQAIPASIARSFERVYPFGWLGILADVPPCNHELIYANHDRGFALASQRSNVRSRYYIDVPVTEKVEDWSDDRIWDELSVRLGPEAAAHITRGPSIEKSIAPLRSFVFEPMRYGSLLLCGDSAHIVPPTGAKGLNLAASDVHYAAEALTAFFKNNDGDAIAAYSEKALARVWKAERFSWSLTKLMHRFPDDGDFERRIQVAELDYIASSESAQRSIAENYVGLPV